A DNA window from Thermodesulfobacteriota bacterium contains the following coding sequences:
- a CDS encoding rhomboid family intramembrane serine protease produces the protein MTAGAPAFQGGVAWWAHVGGFVAGMALLGVVRPGRRPG, from the coding sequence ATGACCGCCGGTGCCCCGGCCTTCCAGGGCGGGGTCGCCTGGTGGGCGCATGTCGGCGGCTTTGTGGCCGGCATGGCGCTGCTCGGCGTTGTGCGGCCCGGCCGGCGGCCCGGATAG